One stretch of Nakamurella alba DNA includes these proteins:
- the ileS gene encoding isoleucine--tRNA ligase: MSDRRYPLAGADEVSAHPDFPALELQVLEHWRADDTFRASVEQRPAGENGSNEFVFYDGPPFANGLPHYGHLLTGYVKDIVPRYQTMRGKHVERRFGWDTHGLPAELEAMSQLGLKTKDDILELGIGAFNDACRESVLRYTDEWQEYVTRQARWVDFDNDYKTLEPWYMESVLWAFKTLYDKGLIYEGLRVLPYCWNDETPLSNHELRMDDEVYRNRQDPAVTVGLRLETGELALIWTTTPWTLPSNLAISVGPDIDYVVVEHEGEQYLLAEARLAAYARELGADAAERVVRRMKGSELLGLRYQPPFSYYVGHQGAHRVLPADYVTTEDGTGIVHMAPAFGEEDKAVTDAAGIPPVVPVDAGGRFTAPVDDYAGLLVFDANAEIIEHLKQATRTGEAVAAVTAGTVLLRRETYDHSYPHCWRCRNPLIYKAVSSWFVEVTKFKDRMVELNQQITWVPEHVKDGQFGKWLSNARDWSISRNRFWGSPIPVWKSDDPAYPRIDVYGSIAELERDFGVSVTDLHRPFIDELTRPNPDDPTGRSTMRRIEDVLDVWFDSGSMPFAQVGYPVRNADWFEHHFPGDFIVEYIGQTRGWFYTMHVLATALFDRPAFRTCLSHGIVLGDDGQKMSKSLRNYPDVNEVFARDGSDAMRWFLMSSPILRGGNLVVTEQGIREGVRQAVLPLWNAWYFLSLYSNAAGVTGTVRTDSTDVLDRYILAKTGDLVAEVTGQLDTFDIAGACASARSYLELLTNWYVRRSRQRFWDGDQDAIDTLHTVLETVSRALAPLLPLTTEQIWRGLTGGRSVHLTDYPSAADLPADAGLVAAMDEIREVASVALSLRKESRIRVRQPLSTLTVATPSGARLEFLGALLADEINVQQVDFTELAEGGASPVERRLTVNARAAGPRLGKLVQQVIKATKSGDWSIDADGGVRAGGIALQEGEYTVDLVIAEASGGAVGVLRSGGFVTLDLTVTDALRDAGDVADLLRLVQQARKSAGLQVSDRITLSLGVSDRLWAAVSADAERVRGEVLALSLDRLTDPQSDPTGVVGEGEQVWVSVSRS, encoded by the coding sequence GTGAGCGACCGCCGATACCCGCTGGCCGGCGCCGACGAGGTGTCCGCCCATCCCGATTTCCCCGCCCTGGAGCTCCAGGTGCTGGAGCACTGGCGCGCCGACGACACGTTCCGGGCGTCCGTCGAGCAGCGCCCCGCCGGGGAGAACGGCAGCAACGAGTTCGTCTTCTACGACGGCCCGCCCTTCGCCAACGGCCTGCCGCACTACGGCCACCTGTTGACCGGCTACGTCAAGGACATCGTCCCGCGCTACCAGACCATGCGCGGCAAGCACGTCGAGCGCCGGTTCGGCTGGGACACCCACGGTCTGCCGGCCGAGCTCGAGGCGATGAGCCAGCTCGGGCTGAAGACCAAGGACGACATCCTCGAGCTCGGCATCGGCGCGTTCAACGACGCCTGCCGGGAGTCGGTGCTGCGGTACACCGACGAGTGGCAGGAGTACGTCACCCGGCAGGCCCGTTGGGTGGACTTCGACAACGACTACAAGACGCTCGAGCCCTGGTACATGGAGTCGGTGCTGTGGGCGTTCAAGACGCTCTACGACAAGGGGCTGATCTACGAGGGTCTGCGCGTCCTGCCGTACTGCTGGAACGACGAGACCCCGCTGTCCAACCACGAGCTGCGGATGGACGACGAGGTCTACCGGAACCGGCAGGACCCGGCGGTCACCGTCGGCCTGCGGCTGGAAACCGGTGAGCTGGCACTGATCTGGACCACCACGCCGTGGACACTGCCGTCCAACCTGGCGATCTCGGTCGGGCCGGACATCGACTACGTGGTGGTCGAGCACGAGGGCGAGCAGTACCTGCTTGCCGAGGCCCGGCTGGCCGCCTACGCCCGCGAGCTGGGCGCGGACGCCGCCGAGCGGGTCGTGCGCCGGATGAAGGGCAGCGAGCTGCTGGGACTCCGCTACCAGCCGCCGTTCTCGTACTACGTCGGGCACCAGGGCGCGCACCGGGTGCTGCCCGCCGACTACGTGACGACCGAGGACGGCACCGGGATCGTGCACATGGCACCGGCTTTCGGTGAGGAGGACAAGGCGGTCACCGACGCGGCCGGCATCCCGCCGGTGGTGCCGGTGGACGCCGGCGGCCGGTTCACCGCGCCGGTGGACGACTACGCCGGGCTGCTGGTGTTCGACGCCAATGCCGAGATCATCGAGCACCTCAAGCAGGCCACCCGGACCGGAGAGGCGGTCGCCGCGGTGACCGCCGGCACCGTGCTGCTGCGCCGCGAGACCTACGACCACTCCTACCCGCACTGCTGGCGCTGCCGGAACCCGCTGATCTACAAGGCGGTCTCGTCCTGGTTCGTCGAGGTGACGAAGTTCAAGGACCGGATGGTCGAGCTGAACCAGCAGATCACCTGGGTGCCCGAGCACGTCAAGGACGGGCAGTTCGGCAAGTGGCTGTCCAACGCCCGGGACTGGTCGATCAGCCGGAACCGGTTCTGGGGCAGCCCGATCCCGGTGTGGAAGTCCGACGACCCGGCGTACCCGCGGATCGACGTCTACGGCTCGATCGCCGAGCTGGAGCGCGACTTCGGTGTGTCCGTCACGGATCTGCACCGGCCGTTCATCGACGAGCTGACCCGGCCCAACCCGGACGACCCGACCGGGCGCTCCACCATGCGCCGGATCGAGGACGTATTGGACGTCTGGTTCGACTCCGGGTCGATGCCGTTCGCCCAGGTCGGCTACCCGGTGCGGAACGCGGACTGGTTCGAGCACCACTTCCCGGGTGATTTCATCGTCGAGTACATCGGCCAGACCCGCGGCTGGTTCTACACGATGCACGTGCTGGCCACCGCGCTCTTCGACCGGCCGGCGTTCCGCACCTGCCTGAGCCACGGCATCGTGCTGGGCGACGACGGGCAGAAGATGTCCAAGTCGCTGCGGAACTACCCGGACGTCAACGAGGTGTTCGCCCGGGACGGTTCCGATGCGATGCGCTGGTTCCTGATGTCCTCGCCGATCCTGCGCGGCGGCAACCTGGTCGTCACCGAGCAGGGCATCCGGGAGGGCGTGCGCCAGGCGGTACTGCCGCTGTGGAACGCCTGGTACTTCCTGTCGCTGTACTCCAACGCGGCCGGGGTGACCGGGACGGTCCGCACCGACTCGACCGACGTGCTGGACCGGTACATCCTGGCCAAGACCGGAGACCTGGTGGCCGAGGTGACCGGGCAGCTGGACACCTTCGACATCGCGGGTGCCTGCGCGTCCGCGCGATCCTACCTGGAGCTGCTGACCAACTGGTACGTGCGGCGGTCCCGGCAGCGGTTCTGGGACGGCGACCAGGACGCCATCGACACCCTGCACACGGTGCTGGAGACGGTCAGCCGGGCGCTCGCGCCGCTGCTGCCGCTGACCACCGAGCAGATCTGGCGCGGGCTGACCGGCGGCCGGTCGGTGCACCTCACCGACTACCCGTCGGCCGCGGACCTGCCGGCGGACGCCGGGCTGGTGGCGGCGATGGACGAGATCCGCGAGGTCGCGTCGGTGGCGCTCTCGCTCCGCAAGGAGTCCCGGATCCGGGTGCGGCAGCCGCTGTCCACGCTCACCGTGGCGACCCCCTCCGGTGCCCGGCTGGAGTTCCTCGGCGCCCTGCTGGCGGACGAGATCAACGTCCAGCAGGTCGATTTCACCGAGTTGGCGGAAGGCGGGGCCTCCCCGGTGGAGCGTCGGCTGACCGTGAACGCGCGGGCGGCCGGGCCGCGGCTGGGCAAGCTGGTGCAGCAGGTGATCAAGGCGACGAAGTCCGGCGACTGGAGCATCGACGCGGACGGCGGGGTGAGGGCCGGTGGCATCGCGCTGCAGGAGGGCGAGTACACCGTCGACCTGGTCATCGCCGAGGCGAGCGGCGGGGCGGTCGGGGTGCTGCGCTCCGGCGGTTTCGTCACCCTGGACCTGACGGTGACCGACGCGCTCCGCGACGCCGGCGACGTCGCGGACCTGCTGCGCCTGGTGCAGCAGGCCCGCAAGTCCGCCGGGCTGCAGGTCTCCGACCGGATCACCCTGTCCCTCGGGGTGTCCGACCGGCTGTGGGCCGCGGTGTCCGCCGATGCCGAGCGGGTCAGGGGCGAGGTGCTGGCGCTGTCCCTGGACCGCCTCACCGATCCCCAAAGCGACCCGACCGGTGTGGTGGGCGAGGGCGAGCAGGTCTGGGTGTCTGTGAGCAGAAGTTAG
- a CDS encoding DivIVA domain-containing protein, whose protein sequence is MRLTPADVHNVAFKKPSIGKRGYDEDEVDAFLDLVEAELARLIEENNELTQRVAALQGSLAAAEAGAAGAPAVAAAPVEAPAPAPEPEPEPVVMQKAPEPEPAPAPAPAPAPQGAVQDVHLQAARLLGLAQDTADRLTSDAAAEAEATRNSAKAESESLLTNARNESDRMLTEARTESDTMLTNARNESERLVTEARAESDKTLNDAKNTSEGMVNDATAKSEALERDSRIRAEAMDREAQTKYAQVMGQLTEQRTTLERKIDDLHTYEREYRSRLKGWITDQLSQLDEGTNQAAPAEQQV, encoded by the coding sequence ATGCGGCTCACACCCGCCGACGTGCACAACGTCGCATTCAAGAAGCCCTCGATCGGCAAGCGGGGGTACGACGAGGACGAGGTCGACGCCTTCCTGGACCTCGTCGAGGCGGAGCTGGCCCGCCTGATCGAGGAGAACAACGAGCTGACGCAGCGCGTCGCGGCCCTGCAGGGCAGCCTCGCCGCCGCCGAGGCCGGTGCCGCCGGTGCTCCCGCCGTGGCCGCCGCCCCGGTCGAGGCTCCCGCGCCCGCCCCGGAGCCCGAGCCGGAGCCGGTCGTCATGCAGAAGGCCCCGGAGCCCGAGCCGGCACCCGCGCCGGCCCCGGCGCCCGCGCCGCAGGGTGCCGTGCAGGACGTGCACCTGCAGGCCGCCCGCCTGCTCGGCCTGGCCCAGGACACCGCGGACCGGCTCACCTCCGACGCCGCCGCCGAGGCCGAGGCCACCCGCAACAGCGCGAAGGCCGAGTCCGAGTCGCTGCTGACCAACGCCCGCAACGAGTCCGACCGGATGCTGACCGAGGCCCGCACCGAGTCCGACACCATGCTGACCAACGCCCGCAACGAGTCCGAGCGGCTGGTCACCGAGGCCCGCGCCGAATCCGACAAGACCCTCAACGACGCCAAGAACACCTCCGAGGGCATGGTCAACGACGCCACCGCGAAGTCCGAGGCGCTGGAGCGGGACAGCCGCATCCGCGCCGAGGCCATGGACCGGGAGGCGCAGACCAAGTACGCGCAGGTGATGGGGCAGCTCACCGAGCAGCGCACCACCCTGGAGCGCAAGATCGACGACCTGCACACCTACGAGCGGGAGTACCGCAGCCGGCTCAAGGGCTGGATCACCGACCAGTTGTCCCAGCTGGACGAGGGCACCAACCAGGCCGCCCCCGCCGAGCAGCAGGTCTGA
- a CDS encoding YggT family protein, with translation MNIFWQVLFLLLWIFRWLLLGRLVIEFVRVFARQWRPTGRPAAAMEVLYVTTDPPVKLFRRLIPTVRLGGVGFDLSVIVLFVVLYIAMAVVESLMIRSML, from the coding sequence GTGAACATCTTCTGGCAGGTGCTCTTCCTGCTGTTGTGGATCTTCCGGTGGTTGCTCCTGGGCCGCCTGGTCATCGAGTTCGTCCGGGTGTTCGCGCGCCAGTGGCGACCCACCGGTCGACCGGCCGCGGCGATGGAGGTGCTGTACGTCACGACCGATCCCCCGGTGAAGCTCTTCCGCCGGCTGATTCCGACAGTCCGGCTCGGCGGGGTAGGGTTCGACCTCAGCGTTATCGTTCTGTTCGTCGTCCTGTACATCGCGATGGCCGTCGTGGAGTCGTTGATGATCAGGTCGATGCTCTGA
- a CDS encoding cell division protein SepF encodes MGIGRKVGAFLGLVPEDHRQYADGDDYADEYERDYRSSSSFDGPSYDRDDRDDRGSERAADRGYGSGKYDEKYDDDYDRYPARPTAGVAGGGGRRYHDDAPTQGALAVKAVTEPISAIRREDTSSAGRPSTVKLTGFGEARVIGEKYREGQSVILDMTQMSDSDARRLVDFSAGLAFSLRGSIEKVAPKVFMLLPPDADVAAATAGYQNSFAGR; translated from the coding sequence ATGGGCATCGGGCGCAAGGTTGGAGCCTTCCTGGGGCTCGTCCCGGAGGACCACCGCCAGTACGCCGACGGCGACGACTACGCGGACGAGTACGAGCGCGACTACCGCTCCTCGTCCTCCTTCGACGGACCGAGCTACGACCGTGACGACCGCGACGACCGGGGCTCCGAGCGTGCGGCCGACCGCGGCTACGGCTCCGGCAAGTACGACGAGAAGTACGACGACGACTACGACCGCTACCCGGCCCGGCCGACCGCCGGGGTGGCCGGTGGCGGTGGTCGTCGCTACCACGACGACGCGCCGACCCAGGGGGCGCTCGCGGTCAAGGCCGTGACCGAGCCGATCAGCGCCATCCGCCGCGAGGACACCTCCTCCGCCGGCCGCCCGTCCACGGTCAAGCTGACCGGGTTCGGCGAGGCGCGGGTGATCGGGGAGAAGTACCGCGAGGGCCAGTCCGTGATCCTGGACATGACCCAGATGTCGGACTCCGACGCCCGCCGGCTGGTCGACTTCTCCGCCGGTCTGGCGTTCTCCCTGCGCGGATCCATCGAGAAGGTGGCCCCGAAGGTCTTCATGCTGCTGCCCCCGGACGCCGACGTCGCCGCCGCGACCGCCGGCTACCAGAACTCGTTCGCCGGTCGCTGA
- the ftsZ gene encoding cell division protein FtsZ, with translation MTPPHNYLAVIKVVGIGGGGVNAVNRMIEVGLRGVEFIAINTDAQALLMSDADVKLDVGRELTRGLGAGANPEVGRKAAEDHREEIEEVLKGADMVFVTAGEGGGTGTGGAPVVASIARKLGALTIGVVTRPFAFEGKRRGGQAESGIQELRNECDTLIVIPNDRLLQLGDLGVSLMDAFRSADEVLLNGVQGITDLITTPGLINVDFADVKSVMAGAGTALMGIGSARGEGRAVQAAGKAINSPLLEASMDGAHGVLLSIAGGSDLGLFEINEAASLVQEAAHEDANIIFGTVIDDSLGDEVRVTVIAAGFDSTPTVPGGGTADRRPSRVIAEASAGELRPAYPDNAGVPPQASAPPAQPAQPAYVPPMPPAAPPANLSQAPRSVPQFEEDDDDVDVPPFMKR, from the coding sequence ATGACGCCACCGCACAACTACCTCGCCGTGATCAAGGTCGTCGGCATCGGCGGCGGCGGCGTGAACGCCGTCAACCGGATGATCGAGGTCGGCCTGCGCGGGGTCGAGTTCATCGCGATCAACACCGATGCGCAGGCCCTGCTCATGTCCGACGCGGACGTCAAGCTCGACGTCGGCCGCGAGCTGACCCGCGGTCTCGGCGCGGGCGCCAACCCGGAGGTGGGCCGGAAGGCCGCCGAGGACCACCGCGAGGAGATCGAGGAGGTCCTCAAGGGGGCCGACATGGTCTTCGTGACCGCGGGCGAGGGCGGCGGTACCGGCACCGGTGGCGCCCCGGTCGTCGCGTCGATCGCCCGCAAGCTCGGCGCCCTGACCATCGGCGTGGTCACCCGCCCGTTCGCCTTCGAGGGCAAGCGCCGCGGCGGCCAGGCGGAGTCGGGCATCCAGGAGCTGCGCAACGAGTGCGACACCCTGATCGTCATTCCGAACGACCGGCTGCTGCAGCTGGGCGACCTCGGCGTCTCGCTGATGGACGCCTTCCGGTCGGCGGACGAGGTGCTGCTCAACGGTGTCCAGGGCATCACCGACCTGATCACCACCCCGGGCCTGATCAACGTCGACTTCGCCGACGTGAAGTCGGTGATGGCCGGTGCCGGCACCGCGCTGATGGGCATCGGTTCGGCCCGCGGCGAGGGGCGGGCCGTGCAGGCCGCCGGCAAGGCGATCAACTCGCCGCTGCTCGAGGCCTCGATGGACGGTGCGCACGGCGTGCTGCTGTCGATCGCCGGCGGCAGCGACCTCGGGCTGTTCGAGATCAACGAGGCCGCCTCGCTGGTGCAGGAGGCGGCGCACGAGGACGCCAACATCATCTTCGGCACGGTGATCGACGACAGCCTGGGCGACGAGGTGCGGGTCACCGTGATCGCCGCCGGGTTCGACTCCACCCCGACCGTCCCGGGTGGCGGTACGGCCGACCGTCGGCCGTCCCGGGTGATCGCCGAGGCGAGCGCCGGGGAACTGCGCCCCGCCTACCCGGACAACGCCGGTGTCCCGCCGCAGGCCTCCGCGCCGCCGGCCCAGCCGGCCCAGCCGGCCTACGTGCCGCCGATGCCGCCGGCCGCGCCGCCGGCGAACCTCTCGCAGGCCCCGCGGTCGGTGCCGCAGTTCGAGGAGGACGACGACGACGTCGACGTCCCCCCGTTCATGAAGCGCTGA
- a CDS encoding sulfite exporter TauE/SafE family protein produces the protein MTIGEILLLLAAGVGAGIVGSTAGLASLVSYPALLLVGLPPVVANVTNTVGLIGSSIGSVAGSRPELTGQGRTLLRWAPIGVVGGILGAILLLVGSPATFGAIVPFLVAMASVLLLLSPNLRRFTLARRERAVGAGAVLRPDGGPLVPFLLFLGCVYGGYFGAAAGVMILALLLAGTDRTLPVANAIKNFVLGCANAVAAVTFSLTADVDWSAVPPLLVGCVVGGRIGPAVVRRIPATGMRWFIGIAGLALAVKLWIG, from the coding sequence GTGACCATCGGGGAGATCCTGTTGCTGCTCGCGGCCGGTGTCGGCGCCGGGATCGTCGGCTCCACAGCAGGTCTCGCGTCGCTGGTGTCCTATCCCGCGCTGCTGCTGGTCGGTCTGCCGCCGGTGGTGGCGAACGTGACCAACACCGTCGGGCTGATCGGTTCGTCCATCGGTTCGGTGGCCGGCAGCCGCCCGGAGCTGACGGGGCAGGGGCGCACCCTGCTGCGCTGGGCGCCGATCGGGGTGGTCGGCGGCATCCTCGGGGCGATCCTGCTGCTGGTCGGTTCCCCCGCCACCTTCGGCGCGATCGTGCCCTTCCTGGTGGCGATGGCCAGTGTGCTGCTGCTGCTCTCGCCGAACCTGCGGCGCTTCACCCTGGCCCGTCGCGAGCGGGCGGTCGGCGCCGGCGCCGTGCTGCGGCCGGACGGCGGGCCGCTGGTGCCGTTCCTGCTCTTCCTGGGTTGCGTCTACGGCGGCTACTTCGGCGCGGCCGCGGGCGTGATGATCCTGGCGCTGCTGCTGGCCGGCACGGACCGCACCCTGCCGGTGGCGAACGCGATCAAGAACTTCGTCCTCGGCTGCGCGAACGCCGTTGCCGCGGTGACTTTCTCGCTGACCGCCGACGTCGACTGGTCGGCCGTCCCACCGCTGCTGGTCGGCTGTGTGGTGGGTGGCCGGATCGGGCCGGCCGTGGTCCGGCGGATCCCGGCAACGGGCATGCGGTGGTTCATCGGGATCGCCGGATTGGCCCTGGCCGTCAAGCTGTGGATCGGCTGA
- a CDS encoding cell division protein FtsQ/DivIB, whose product MTTTRSPSTRTSARATARTAATTDAEAAPRRRRWPYVLVASILVLVCAGAGYVFFFSPLLGLRTVTVAGADADLTGQIRAAVDLPDGTPLARIDLSQVQDRVEDVPQVAAATVTRAWPDGLVVTVRSRTPVAVTSANGRTWLLDSSGVAYERVATVPAGMVTVNLATPAPGDPATEAALTVIGAMTADFRETVASVTARSAYDLSVTLKDKRVVFWGGTDRSARKMQILPALLERPGKTFDVSDPDLVTVR is encoded by the coding sequence GTGACCACGACCCGGAGTCCCTCCACCCGCACGTCGGCCCGGGCGACGGCGCGGACGGCTGCGACCACGGACGCCGAGGCGGCACCCCGCCGCCGGCGCTGGCCCTACGTGCTGGTCGCCTCCATCCTGGTGCTGGTCTGCGCCGGCGCCGGCTACGTGTTCTTCTTCTCCCCGCTGCTCGGTCTGCGGACGGTCACGGTGGCCGGCGCGGACGCGGATCTGACCGGACAGATCCGGGCCGCAGTGGACCTGCCGGACGGCACCCCGCTGGCCCGGATCGACCTGTCCCAGGTGCAGGACCGGGTGGAGGACGTGCCGCAGGTGGCGGCCGCGACGGTGACCCGGGCCTGGCCGGACGGACTGGTGGTGACCGTGCGGTCGCGCACCCCCGTCGCGGTGACCAGCGCGAACGGCAGGACGTGGCTGCTGGACTCGTCCGGTGTCGCCTACGAGCGGGTGGCGACCGTCCCGGCGGGCATGGTGACGGTCAACCTGGCCACGCCGGCACCGGGCGACCCGGCCACCGAGGCGGCGCTGACCGTGATCGGGGCGATGACCGCCGATTTCCGGGAGACCGTGGCGTCGGTGACCGCGCGCTCCGCCTACGACCTGTCGGTCACCCTCAAGGACAAGCGGGTCGTCTTCTGGGGCGGCACCGACCGCAGCGCCCGCAAGATGCAGATCCTGCCCGCGCTGCTGGAGCGCCCGGGGAAGACGTTCGACGTGTCCGACCCGGACCTGGTCACCGTCCGCTGA
- a CDS encoding UDP-N-acetylmuramate--L-alanine ligase: MMPATAVPRTADGHSLERTHLVGVGGAGMSAIARILADRGLPVSGSDAKGSHVLTGLTQRGVRTVLGHRADNLDLLDGGPTAVVVSTAIRADNAEVAEARRRGIPVVLRAQALAALMDGSRSVCVAGTHGKTSTTSMLTVALQRAGLDPSFAIGGELNESGSGAHQGTGDVFVAEADESDGSFLAFTPHGAIITNLEPDHLDHHGTPEAYARVFEQFVDRIAPGGFLVACQDDPGVRTLLSTLDGRVGAPRVIRYGFAPGGSVDARTADPDAAVDRAAADATSAHPAATRTPSAGRADTEVLIERHSAAGHGTVATLSISPGGLSVTPGADRTDRTGSSGPVEVRLTLAVPGTHMLSNAAAALAAGVALGVDPEAMASGLAGYTGVRRRFEYKGRAGGVTVYDDYAHHPTEVRAQLAAARAVLDSRDDHPGRLVVVFQPHLYSRTRTFAAEFAQALATADVAVVLDVYGAREDPQPGITGELITSGIPAGTAEVHFEPSLATAPQRVAGLVREGDLLITMGAGDVTMLGPLILDRLGER; encoded by the coding sequence ATGATGCCCGCCACCGCCGTGCCGCGCACCGCCGACGGGCATTCCCTGGAACGCACCCACCTGGTCGGCGTCGGCGGCGCCGGGATGTCTGCCATCGCACGGATCCTCGCCGATCGCGGGCTGCCGGTGTCGGGGTCGGACGCCAAGGGCTCGCACGTACTGACCGGCCTGACCCAGCGCGGTGTGCGCACCGTGCTCGGCCACCGGGCGGACAACCTCGACCTGCTCGACGGCGGCCCGACCGCGGTGGTCGTCTCCACCGCCATCCGCGCCGACAACGCCGAGGTGGCCGAGGCGCGTCGACGCGGGATCCCGGTGGTGCTGCGGGCGCAGGCACTGGCGGCGTTGATGGACGGATCGCGCAGCGTCTGCGTGGCCGGCACCCATGGCAAGACCTCGACCACCTCGATGCTCACCGTCGCCCTGCAGCGGGCCGGGCTCGATCCGTCGTTCGCGATCGGCGGGGAGCTGAACGAGTCCGGATCGGGCGCGCACCAGGGCACCGGGGACGTTTTCGTCGCCGAGGCCGACGAGTCCGACGGGTCCTTTCTCGCCTTCACCCCGCACGGCGCGATCATCACCAACCTGGAGCCCGACCACCTGGACCACCACGGGACACCGGAGGCCTACGCCCGGGTGTTCGAGCAGTTCGTGGACCGGATCGCGCCCGGCGGGTTCCTGGTCGCCTGCCAGGACGATCCCGGGGTGCGGACCCTGCTCAGCACCCTCGACGGCCGGGTCGGCGCCCCCCGGGTGATCCGCTACGGCTTCGCCCCCGGCGGTTCGGTCGACGCACGCACCGCGGACCCCGATGCCGCCGTGGACCGCGCCGCCGCCGACGCCACCTCTGCCCACCCCGCGGCTACCCGCACGCCCTCAGCCGGAAGAGCCGACACCGAGGTGCTGATCGAGCGGCACTCGGCGGCCGGCCACGGCACGGTGGCGACCCTGTCGATCAGCCCCGGGGGCCTGTCGGTCACCCCCGGCGCAGACCGCACCGACCGCACCGGATCGTCCGGACCGGTCGAGGTGCGGCTGACCCTGGCCGTCCCCGGCACCCACATGCTCTCCAACGCCGCGGCCGCGCTGGCCGCCGGTGTCGCGCTCGGGGTGGATCCGGAGGCGATGGCGTCCGGGCTGGCCGGGTACACCGGCGTCCGCCGGCGGTTCGAGTACAAGGGTCGGGCCGGCGGGGTCACCGTCTACGACGACTACGCGCACCACCCGACCGAGGTGCGCGCCCAGCTCGCCGCCGCCCGGGCGGTGCTGGACTCCCGTGACGACCACCCGGGCCGGCTGGTCGTGGTGTTCCAGCCGCACCTGTACTCCCGCACCCGCACCTTCGCCGCCGAGTTCGCGCAGGCACTGGCCACCGCGGACGTCGCGGTGGTGCTCGACGTCTACGGCGCCCGCGAGGACCCGCAGCCGGGCATCACCGGCGAGCTGATCACCTCAGGTATCCCGGCCGGGACGGCCGAGGTGCACTTCGAGCCGTCGTTGGCCACCGCCCCGCAGCGGGTGGCCGGCCTCGTCCGGGAGGGCGACCTGCTGATCACCATGGGCGCCGGTGACGTGACGATGCTGGGCCCGCTGATCCTCGACCGGCTGGGGGAGCGGTGA